From a single Anabas testudineus chromosome 5, fAnaTes1.2, whole genome shotgun sequence genomic region:
- the ssuh2.1 gene encoding protein SSUH2 homolog, whose translation MDNKEEDLGEFDPNIPEEGPSTPPPGWLDDIHGYKGHKGGEDDNPLYPPPPAYTPQPELNRNTLVPNIKVPTISEDIARDALLKFVESKWTYSSKPARNLTFKELKTITVYRYRLETYTETRTSAWQFEPYNGQMVDGPQYGTSPPPWDIPVSMPQRYTDVVEKVRVPHSSFVKMCHHCNGCGKTRCVACSGRGQKRCTFCHGHGRTRKKRCTSCHGRGRRKCTSCHGHGHKTCTVCHGNQNLMHFILLTVTWKNNVEDYIPDRQPDFPDKKFEKVTGDPFFIDENVLVYPIQGFPDQEICDVSTKLINEHLNRFSSTSRILQQRQTIELVPLTHAYYSYSGKDYSFFVYGIENKVFTSKYPSACTIL comes from the exons atggACAATAAGGAAGAAGATCTGG GTGAATTTGATCCAAACATACCAGAGGAGGGACCGTCGACACCCCCTCCCGGCTGGCTGGATGACATACACGGATACAAGGGTCAcaaaggaggag AGGATGATAACCCACTGTACCCACCTCCCCCTGCCTACACCCCCCAGCCTGAACTCAACAGGAACACTCTGGTGCCCAATATCAA AGTCCCCACAATATCAGAGGATATCGCCAGAGACGCCCTGCTCAAGTTTGTGGAATCCAAATGGACGTACAGCTCCAAACCTGCCAGGAACCTCACCTTCAAAGAGTTGAAAACCATCACTGTGTACAGG TATCGACTGGAGACCTACACTGAGACCAGAACCAGCGCCTGGCAGTTTGAACCCTACAATG GACAGATGGTCGATGGTCCTCAGTACGGTACGAGCCCGCCACCATGGGACATCCCAGTGTCGATGCCCCAGAGATACACCGACGTGGTGGAGAAAGTCCGCGTGCCTCACTCTTCCTTTGTGAAG ATGTGTCACCATTGCAACGGCTGTGGGAAAACTCGGTGTGTTGCCTGCAGCGGTAGAGGCCAG aaGCGCTGTACTTTCTGCCACGGTCATGGTCGTACCAGGAAGAAGCGTTGCACCTCCTGTCATGGCCGCGGTCGCAGGAA GTGTACCTCCTGTCACGGACACGGCCATAAGACCTGCACTGTTTGTCACGGCAACCAAAACCTCATGCATTTCATCCTGCTCACTGTCACATG gaaGAACAACGTCGAAGATTATATCCCAGACCGTCAGCCTGACTTCCCTGACAAGAAGTTTGAGAAAGtgacaggagatcctttcttcATCGATGAGAATGTTCTG GTGTACCCTATCCAGGGTTTCCCCGATCAGGagatctgtgatgtttctacAAAACTGATTAACGAACACCTTAATCGCTTCAGTTCCACCAGCCGCATCCTGCaacag cgTCAGACCATCGAGCTGGTGCCCCTGACACACGCCTATTACTCTTACAGCGGAAAAGATTACAGCTTCTTCGTCTATGGAATCGAGAACAAAGTTTTTACCTCCAAATATCCGTCCGCGTGTACAATTTTATAA